A part of Maridesulfovibrio hydrothermalis AM13 = DSM 14728 genomic DNA contains:
- a CDS encoding MFS transporter: MSVYSSKRSKKITGSSTVILMAAAFAAAMGTGVFSFTLPLISLDEKAGGLWLGTGFAGYFLAKLCIAPLSGFYADRTGVKKPLLLATGLAAMLPFLYLIHPSIKSLYAIQFALGLCAGTVRTVSMTAIAFSMRTAALSSGFARLAAVTNCSFLLGPLLGGLLYAEKDYSPVLWTMSAFMGAAFILFAFYQQSISSTAAPENREPRNHVSRKSYLYIMGALLGRAAGAGSLIAFYPLLIKSAQHLTPAATAMIYSVPSLATVALLPFCGRIFSTCERKFTASSGILLSSLGLYSIGQSTGIAGLIFSGFILGIGAAISIPASMSLCAEPGRSKGRTLGIANMTASLGFMAGPLFCGIAVSISGNISSPFKLIAITGAILTIPLLHQALRKKNRKIAADTFAAVLALLLISIIPLHIQSTGQTSRPDSSRYSDVAMGTIVNLTLTSPIQSSTEKIAQNTITLMRQLQKDFDHRNKLGSIGRINHAAGKKRVRVSDKAFKLIKRGLEISKLSAGNFDITIGAVTTIPFYYALDESRFSRLVNLVDFRLVEIEPYGNKVKLPLKGMALDLGGLAKGTIINYAAEYLQKSGIKTGLVEAGGDFLAFGVRVWSIGLRNPRGEGIIGTIKIKDRAVCSSGDYYQFITPVSPDTKTRKHHIFDPEKLRSSAESIATTAIAPDAETADALATAIFIMGHEKGTEFITRYFPDCAAMWILPDMTIKTTKNFPPINYAETLPIHPK, translated from the coding sequence ATGTCAGTTTATAGTTCGAAGCGTAGCAAAAAAATAACAGGGTCCAGTACAGTTATACTTATGGCGGCAGCATTTGCCGCGGCCATGGGTACAGGTGTATTCTCATTCACCCTGCCGCTGATCAGCCTTGATGAAAAAGCAGGGGGCCTGTGGCTGGGAACCGGATTCGCCGGATATTTTCTGGCCAAGCTATGCATCGCACCGCTGTCCGGCTTTTATGCAGACCGTACCGGAGTGAAAAAACCTCTGCTTCTTGCAACAGGACTGGCGGCCATGCTGCCTTTTTTATACCTGATTCACCCATCAATTAAATCCCTGTACGCGATCCAGTTTGCACTGGGCCTTTGCGCCGGAACGGTGCGCACAGTCAGCATGACGGCCATAGCTTTTTCCATGCGGACCGCCGCACTTTCGAGCGGCTTTGCCCGTCTGGCGGCAGTTACAAACTGTTCTTTCCTGCTCGGTCCGCTGCTTGGCGGCTTGTTATATGCAGAAAAGGATTATTCCCCTGTATTGTGGACAATGTCTGCTTTCATGGGCGCGGCTTTCATACTTTTTGCCTTTTATCAGCAGTCAATCTCATCCACTGCTGCTCCAGAAAACAGGGAGCCGCGTAATCATGTCTCAAGAAAATCATATCTATATATAATGGGTGCGCTTTTAGGACGCGCCGCAGGAGCTGGCAGCCTGATAGCCTTTTATCCGCTACTGATAAAATCCGCCCAGCACTTAACACCGGCGGCAACGGCAATGATTTATTCAGTCCCCAGCCTTGCGACGGTGGCCCTGCTCCCGTTCTGCGGAAGGATATTTTCAACCTGTGAACGCAAGTTCACTGCAAGCAGCGGAATTCTTCTAAGCTCTCTGGGATTATATTCTATAGGGCAAAGCACAGGCATAGCCGGACTGATATTTTCAGGGTTCATTCTGGGTATCGGAGCCGCAATATCAATCCCTGCCTCCATGTCTTTATGTGCAGAGCCGGGCCGCAGCAAAGGCCGAACTCTCGGAATTGCCAATATGACTGCCAGTCTGGGATTTATGGCCGGTCCCCTTTTTTGCGGAATTGCAGTTTCAATCTCAGGGAATATTAGCTCCCCTTTCAAATTGATTGCCATTACCGGAGCAATCTTAACGATCCCTCTGCTTCACCAAGCCTTGCGTAAAAAAAACAGAAAAATCGCTGCTGATACCTTTGCGGCAGTTCTCGCCTTACTTCTTATTTCAATAATTCCGCTTCATATTCAATCAACCGGACAGACATCCCGTCCAGACAGCTCCCGCTACAGCGATGTTGCCATGGGCACGATTGTCAACCTGACCCTGACCAGCCCGATTCAATCTTCAACAGAAAAGATTGCTCAAAACACAATAACTCTAATGCGTCAGCTGCAAAAAGATTTTGATCACCGGAACAAACTCGGATCGATCGGCAGAATCAACCATGCGGCAGGCAAAAAAAGAGTTCGCGTATCAGACAAAGCATTTAAGCTGATAAAGCGCGGACTGGAGATAAGTAAATTATCTGCCGGTAATTTTGACATAACCATAGGAGCCGTAACCACCATTCCGTTTTATTACGCACTTGATGAATCCCGCTTTTCCAGACTTGTAAATCTAGTCGACTTCCGGCTGGTTGAGATAGAACCATACGGAAATAAAGTTAAATTACCGCTAAAAGGCATGGCCCTTGATCTGGGAGGACTTGCAAAGGGGACTATCATTAACTATGCGGCTGAGTATCTGCAAAAATCCGGCATTAAGACCGGACTGGTAGAGGCTGGGGGAGATTTTCTTGCATTTGGCGTACGCGTCTGGTCAATAGGACTTCGTAACCCCAGAGGGGAGGGGATCATAGGAACAATCAAAATAAAAGACCGCGCGGTATGCAGTTCAGGTGATTATTATCAGTTCATCACCCCGGTCTCGCCTGATACAAAAACCAGAAAACATCACATATTCGACCCCGAAAAACTGCGATCATCCGCTGAGAGTATAGCCACGACAGCCATAGCCCCTGACGCGGAAACCGCCGACGCTCTGGCGACTGCAATTTTCATCATGGGCCATGAAAAAGGAACCGAATTTATCACCAGATATTTTCCGGACTGCGCAGCCATGTGGATTTTACCGGACATGACTATTAAAACTACAAAAAATTTCCCTCCCATAAATTATGCCGAGACGCTGCCAATTCACCCAAAATAA
- a CDS encoding cache domain-containing protein, giving the protein MKSIVSMLSRYMLALCFSSFFIFGGITVYFMVSYYEKELVEVETEILGGVEETLIREVSRVQNFLEFNRNNAQIQAIKNIKNFILEAHSLATNLYETYKDSMSEQELQTLIKETLRSLVHNFSDSYIFIIGMDGIEQLNTEHPSLEQQNVIDAQTANGRFIIRDMISLIKAKNEGYIDYLWSKPGKKGKSYEKKSYIKLFAPYNWIIGTGAYRDTITLKTQTESLKRISKINVGKDGYIFAGTYSGISLLGPAKGKNILNMKDSNSVKIIQKMIALAKSGGGFLSYTTPSVDPRYKTHRKLSYCTAVPEWNWYIGSGANIDILERKLKNEKDKLWETLIINISAVCALLLLYFITILYFSERFKRMLTDNFSSFRSFFRKGTDSPEKIDRSQIAFTEFDQMAKLANSMIDSREAAKKDLLKSEITYREIFNATKDAIAVMDIDKRIFIDVNQAFLDFFGMGRTEAIGMSPEAISFNTPPYDNKYAAELFQKAQSGESVHFEWMVKKSNGEPFWTDNLARVATIAGQKKLLIVMRDITERKKMQKIMIQTEKMMSVGGLAAGMAHEINNPLGVIMQVTQNIIRRTSPTLKSNIPVAEKCNIDLDNLRHYMDKRGITDYLHGIQEAGNRAASIVRSMLDFSRKSNSAKSSGDIEAVIETALSLASNDYDLKKQYDFKKIKIIRDYSSPPLFNFTEMELSQVILNLIKNAAQALSDDENKHKVPTITIRTSSSANIIRLEIEDNGPGIPHQDIKRVFEPFYTTKGPGLGTGLGLSVSYFIITQNHGGTITVDSTVGEGTRFTITLPIL; this is encoded by the coding sequence ATGAAAAGTATCGTTTCAATGTTATCCCGCTATATGCTGGCCCTCTGTTTTTCGTCTTTTTTTATTTTCGGCGGGATCACAGTTTATTTCATGGTCTCATATTATGAAAAAGAATTAGTCGAAGTTGAAACAGAAATTCTGGGCGGAGTTGAAGAGACACTTATTCGAGAAGTCTCACGAGTACAAAATTTCCTAGAGTTCAATCGCAACAATGCACAGATTCAAGCCATCAAGAACATAAAAAATTTCATACTGGAAGCTCACAGTCTGGCTACAAATTTATATGAAACCTATAAAGATTCTATGAGCGAGCAAGAGCTGCAAACGCTGATTAAAGAAACATTAAGATCTCTGGTTCATAACTTTAGTGACTCTTATATCTTTATTATCGGCATGGATGGAATTGAGCAGCTTAATACTGAACATCCTTCGCTGGAACAACAAAATGTAATTGATGCTCAAACTGCTAACGGACGATTCATCATCCGGGATATGATTTCACTCATTAAAGCAAAAAATGAAGGATATATCGACTACCTCTGGTCCAAACCCGGCAAGAAAGGAAAATCATATGAAAAAAAATCCTACATAAAGCTGTTTGCACCTTACAACTGGATCATAGGAACAGGTGCGTACCGTGATACTATCACCCTGAAAACACAGACAGAATCCCTGAAAAGAATCAGCAAAATCAATGTAGGAAAAGATGGATATATTTTTGCAGGTACTTACTCCGGCATATCCCTGTTAGGTCCGGCAAAGGGCAAAAATATTCTCAACATGAAAGATTCCAACAGCGTGAAAATCATACAGAAAATGATTGCGCTGGCTAAATCCGGTGGCGGCTTTCTTTCCTACACCACCCCGTCAGTTGACCCCCGATACAAAACACATCGTAAACTAAGCTACTGCACCGCTGTACCGGAATGGAACTGGTATATAGGTTCCGGAGCTAATATTGACATCTTAGAACGCAAGCTGAAAAATGAAAAAGACAAACTCTGGGAAACACTTATTATCAATATCTCAGCAGTTTGTGCGCTACTTCTTTTATATTTCATTACGATCTTATATTTTTCTGAAAGATTTAAAAGAATGCTTACTGACAATTTCAGCTCTTTTAGAAGTTTTTTCCGTAAAGGAACCGATTCCCCTGAAAAAATTGACCGCTCCCAAATTGCTTTCACTGAATTTGATCAAATGGCAAAACTTGCCAACAGCATGATAGACAGCAGGGAGGCAGCTAAAAAGGATCTTCTCAAATCTGAAATAACTTACCGTGAAATTTTCAATGCAACTAAAGATGCCATTGCTGTAATGGATATTGATAAACGTATCTTTATTGACGTCAATCAGGCTTTCCTTGATTTTTTTGGAATGGGCAGGACCGAAGCAATCGGCATGAGCCCTGAAGCAATCAGTTTCAATACGCCGCCCTATGATAATAAATACGCTGCTGAGCTTTTTCAAAAAGCCCAGTCGGGAGAGTCTGTACACTTTGAATGGATGGTAAAAAAATCAAATGGAGAACCATTCTGGACTGACAACCTCGCCAGAGTAGCCACCATCGCAGGGCAGAAAAAATTGCTTATAGTCATGCGTGATATCACTGAGCGTAAAAAAATGCAGAAAATAATGATTCAGACAGAAAAAATGATGTCAGTAGGAGGACTTGCCGCAGGCATGGCCCATGAGATCAACAATCCGCTGGGCGTCATCATGCAGGTAACCCAGAACATCATCCGCCGCACTTCGCCGACACTTAAAAGTAATATTCCGGTAGCGGAAAAATGTAATATTGATCTGGATAATCTACGCCACTATATGGATAAAAGGGGAATAACCGACTACCTGCACGGGATTCAGGAAGCCGGCAACCGCGCAGCATCCATAGTAAGATCCATGCTTGATTTCAGCCGCAAAAGTAACTCCGCCAAATCTTCCGGAGATATTGAAGCCGTTATAGAAACAGCCCTGTCACTTGCATCGAATGACTATGATCTGAAAAAGCAATATGATTTTAAAAAAATCAAAATAATCAGAGACTACAGCTCCCCGCCACTTTTTAACTTCACGGAAATGGAGCTCAGTCAGGTAATATTAAATCTGATCAAAAATGCTGCGCAGGCTCTCTCTGATGATGAGAACAAACACAAAGTTCCCACCATAACCATCAGAACCTCATC